In one Gammaproteobacteria bacterium genomic region, the following are encoded:
- a CDS encoding thiol-disulfide oxidoreductase DCC family protein produces the protein MKKLAPYLSSGDKVILFDGVCNLCNGWAKFIIKQDNKAVFKLASVQSKQGKAILEFYNLPTETFETMLVVEESFVFYKSDAFFRVIKRLPYRFRFLMIFSVIPRPIRDWLYDRVASNRYKLFGKKTECDLPSTEQLNRFLK, from the coding sequence ATGAAAAAATTAGCCCCTTACCTGAGCTCAGGCGATAAAGTTATTCTTTTTGATGGAGTTTGTAATCTCTGCAATGGCTGGGCAAAGTTTATTATCAAACAGGATAACAAGGCTGTTTTTAAACTGGCATCTGTTCAATCAAAACAAGGAAAAGCTATTCTTGAGTTTTATAATTTACCAACAGAGACATTTGAAACGATGCTTGTCGTCGAAGAGTCTTTCGTCTTTTATAAAAGCGATGCATTCTTTCGAGTGATAAAAAGGTTGCCGTATAGATTCCGGTTTTTAATGATTTTTTCAGTAATTCCGCGCCCGATTCGTGACTGGTTGTATGACAGGGTTGCCTCGAATCGTTACAAGCTGTTTGGTAAAAAGACTGAATGTGACTTACCAAGCACTGAGCAGTTAAATCGCTTTTTGAAATAA
- a CDS encoding ABC transporter ATP-binding protein → MIKIENLTRVFKTQGETVTALNSVNLQIRESEFVAIMGRSGSGKSTLLNILGCMDKPTSGNYFLAGQDVSQLNDDELSKIRNQRIGFVFQGFHLLPKLNAIDNVMLPLRYSRNTNANDGEAKAKELLIRVGLEERLYHMPNQMSGGQIQRVAIARALINNPDILLADEPTGNLDSAISDQIMELLTELNQAGQTIVMVTHEDDIAEYANRTIHFLDGEIVS, encoded by the coding sequence ATGATAAAAATAGAAAATTTGACCAGGGTTTTTAAAACACAAGGGGAAACCGTAACAGCTCTCAACTCAGTAAATCTGCAAATTCGTGAATCTGAATTTGTGGCAATCATGGGGCGTTCCGGTTCCGGGAAATCAACTCTTCTCAACATTCTTGGTTGTATGGACAAACCGACATCAGGAAACTATTTCCTGGCAGGACAGGACGTTAGCCAATTAAATGATGACGAACTCTCTAAGATTAGAAACCAAAGAATCGGTTTTGTTTTTCAGGGATTTCACTTGTTACCAAAATTAAACGCTATAGACAACGTGATGCTGCCTTTGCGATACAGTCGCAATACCAATGCAAATGACGGCGAAGCCAAAGCAAAGGAGTTATTAATTAGAGTCGGGCTTGAAGAGCGGCTTTATCATATGCCCAACCAAATGTCCGGCGGGCAAATTCAGAGGGTTGCTATTGCCAGGGCACTTATCAACAACCCTGATATCTTGTTGGCAGATGAGCCAACGGGAAATTTAGATAGTGCGATTTCTGATCAGATTATGGAATTATTAACAGAGTTAAATCAAGCCGGGCAAACGATAGTGATGGTGACTCACGAAGATGACATTGCTGAATACGCCAATCGAACCATTCACTTTCTTGACGGAGAAATTGTATCATGA
- a CDS encoding mechanosensitive ion channel family protein, which translates to MFFQQIQSETQNVKTEVVGMIGKFADWLPESWQPYWDRLQAIPMLKFLIIACIGYVFGKIVQFVVMRSATQLTKRTKTNADDELVLLLKRPIFLTVFFFFLILATNTLDISSGAKSTLIHLLLTILVFVWMSRGFGILALLLKVLSGLKNRYRMIQHKTVPLFSLIGKIAIVGTGSYFILLIWGIDPTAWLASAGVIGIAVGFAAKDTLSNLFSGFFILADTPYKVGDYIVISTGERGMVTNVGIRSTRILTRDDVEITIPNAVIGNAKVQNESSGRWEKYRIRVKVGAAYGSDVDQVCDVLKSIADECDNVCKDPEPRVRMRAFGASSLDFELLCWIEEPVLRGKVVHELNMKVYKKFNEVGIEIPYAKQDVYIKEMPKRD; encoded by the coding sequence ATGTTTTTTCAACAAATTCAAAGCGAAACTCAAAACGTAAAAACCGAAGTCGTTGGTATGATTGGTAAGTTTGCTGACTGGTTACCTGAATCTTGGCAACCTTATTGGGATCGACTTCAGGCAATCCCGATGCTTAAATTTTTAATCATTGCATGTATCGGATATGTGTTTGGAAAAATCGTGCAATTCGTTGTCATGCGAAGTGCAACCCAACTCACCAAGCGGACTAAAACAAATGCAGATGACGAGCTGGTTCTGCTGCTGAAAAGACCGATATTTTTGACGGTTTTTTTCTTCTTTTTAATTCTGGCGACGAATACACTTGATATATCCTCGGGCGCTAAATCCACTCTGATTCATTTGCTACTAACTATTTTGGTTTTCGTATGGATGTCCAGAGGATTTGGAATACTGGCATTGTTACTGAAAGTATTGAGCGGATTAAAAAATCGTTATCGAATGATTCAGCATAAAACAGTCCCGTTATTTTCGTTAATAGGAAAAATTGCTATCGTTGGAACCGGTTCCTATTTTATTTTGTTAATTTGGGGAATCGATCCAACAGCTTGGTTAGCATCTGCCGGAGTTATTGGTATAGCCGTCGGTTTTGCCGCCAAAGACACTTTATCCAATCTGTTTTCCGGCTTTTTTATTCTGGCTGATACGCCATATAAGGTGGGAGATTATATTGTTATCAGTACCGGAGAACGCGGAATGGTAACCAATGTTGGTATTCGCTCCACTCGTATTCTCACTCGTGATGATGTTGAAATCACCATACCGAATGCTGTCATCGGAAATGCAAAAGTACAAAATGAAAGTTCCGGTCGCTGGGAGAAATACCGCATCCGCGTCAAAGTCGGAGCAGCCTATGGCAGTGATGTGGATCAGGTTTGTGATGTTCTAAAGTCTATAGCAGATGAATGTGATAATGTCTGTAAAGACCCTGAACCAAGAGTGCGGATGCGTGCTTTTGGTGCATCCAGCCTTGATTTTGAATTGCTTTGTTGGATTGAGGAGCCTGTTTTAAGAGGAAAAGTTGTGCACGAACTCAATATGAAAGTTTATAAGAAATTCAATGAAGTTGGTATCGAGATTCCTTACGCAAAACAGGATGTTTATATCAAAGAGATGCCGAAAAGAGATTAG
- a CDS encoding MlaD family protein, producing MKRVYNNYLLVGIFTILIGGTAILLLLKMSGRNEATESYYSYFKNVTGLSYGNPVYYEGYRVGQVESITPEFQNGNLKFKTRYSVIQGWKIPQDSVTKIESSGLLSDMSLAIYAGKSNQYFAPESEIKGEAAEDIMATVSNLASDFERLNDEKITPLLDLVYERTDKLTKSLETQIPEVLGSIDNLVKDINKLVNTAETLLDEDNVEKIDSMIANLNQLSEEVKSLGSWLETSVDKVNQLLESGDKMVNNSDNKVAQILDVAHKMVQSFAVKADTISNEIESASMNLNEATEIIRRNPSQLIFEKKSKIADEDL from the coding sequence ATGAAAAGAGTTTACAACAACTATTTACTTGTAGGAATTTTCACCATACTCATTGGCGGGACTGCCATTTTATTATTGTTGAAAATGAGTGGCAGAAATGAAGCAACTGAAAGTTATTACAGTTATTTCAAAAATGTTACCGGGTTGAGTTATGGAAACCCTGTTTACTATGAAGGCTATCGTGTTGGCCAGGTTGAATCGATTACTCCTGAGTTTCAAAATGGTAATTTAAAATTCAAAACCCGATACTCTGTGATTCAAGGATGGAAAATTCCACAAGATAGTGTAACAAAAATTGAATCCAGCGGATTATTATCGGATATGTCTCTGGCTATTTATGCCGGAAAATCAAATCAATATTTTGCACCGGAAAGTGAAATCAAAGGAGAAGCTGCCGAAGATATTATGGCAACCGTTTCAAATCTGGCTAGTGATTTTGAAAGATTAAACGACGAAAAAATCACTCCTTTACTCGACCTGGTCTATGAAAGAACTGACAAACTAACCAAATCATTAGAAACCCAAATCCCCGAAGTTCTGGGCTCTATTGATAATCTGGTCAAAGACATCAACAAATTGGTAAATACTGCAGAAACATTACTTGATGAAGACAATGTTGAAAAAATTGATAGCATGATTGCCAATCTCAACCAACTCTCCGAAGAAGTCAAATCGTTAGGAAGCTGGCTGGAAACCAGTGTTGATAAAGTCAATCAGTTACTCGAATCCGGTGATAAAATGGTTAATAATAGTGACAATAAAGTGGCACAAATTCTGGATGTAGCACATAAAATGGTTCAGTCATTTGCGGTAAAAGCCGATACCATTTCCAACGAAATTGAAAGCGCCAGCATGAACCTGAATGAAGCCACGGAAATTATCAGACGCAATCCTTCTCAGTTGATTTTTGAAAAGAAATCTAAAATAGCGGATGAAGACTTATGA
- the glnA gene encoding glutamate--ammonia ligase: MNAQDILALIKEQEIAFVDLRFCDTLGKEQHVSLPVSAVDEDLFEDGKMFDGSSIAGWKSINESDMVLMPDPTTAFVDPFAAASTLIIRCDILEPNTMQGYNRDPRSLAKRAEAYLKSCGIADTAFFGPEPEFFIFDGVRWKCDMHKMAYEIDSREGAWDSYGNVENNTGHRPGVKGGYFPVPPVDSLNDVRATMCTVLQEIGIEVEVHHHEVATAGQCEIGVKFNTLLKKADELLMMKYVIHNVAHEYGYTATFMPKPLVGDNGSGMHVHQSLSKDGNNLFSGDKYGGLSEEALYYIGGIFKHARAINAFANPSTNSYKRLVPGFEAPVLLAYSAKNRSASIRIPFVSSPKGRRIEVRFGDSMGNPYMMFAAMMLAGLDGIKNKIHPGDAMDKDLYDLPPEEEKDIPTVCHSLDQALSALDKDRDFLKVGGVFDDDIIDGYIALKMEEVTRLRMTTHPIEFDMYYSR; the protein is encoded by the coding sequence ATGAATGCCCAAGATATACTTGCTTTGATAAAGGAGCAAGAAATTGCTTTTGTTGATTTACGCTTCTGTGACACTTTAGGAAAAGAACAACACGTTTCGTTGCCTGTTTCTGCAGTGGATGAAGATTTGTTTGAAGATGGAAAAATGTTTGATGGTTCTTCTATTGCCGGTTGGAAGTCTATTAACGAATCAGATATGGTTTTAATGCCAGATCCAACAACTGCTTTTGTCGATCCTTTTGCAGCTGCATCCACATTGATTATTCGTTGTGATATTCTGGAACCAAATACCATGCAAGGATATAACAGAGATCCTCGTTCATTGGCAAAAAGAGCTGAAGCTTATCTCAAAAGTTGTGGAATAGCTGATACCGCGTTTTTTGGTCCTGAACCGGAGTTCTTTATTTTTGACGGTGTTCGCTGGAAATGTGACATGCATAAAATGGCTTATGAAATAGACTCTCGTGAAGGTGCCTGGGATTCTTATGGAAATGTTGAAAACAATACCGGCCATCGCCCGGGAGTTAAAGGTGGTTATTTCCCTGTGCCCCCAGTGGATTCTTTAAATGATGTGCGCGCAACCATGTGTACCGTGTTACAGGAAATTGGTATTGAAGTTGAAGTTCATCATCACGAAGTGGCGACTGCCGGACAATGTGAAATTGGCGTGAAGTTCAATACGCTTTTGAAAAAAGCTGACGAATTATTGATGATGAAATATGTGATTCACAATGTGGCTCATGAGTACGGATATACTGCAACATTTATGCCAAAACCGCTCGTTGGTGATAACGGTAGTGGTATGCATGTTCACCAATCGTTGTCAAAAGACGGAAACAATCTTTTCTCAGGTGATAAATACGGTGGATTATCAGAAGAAGCACTGTATTACATCGGTGGAATTTTCAAACACGCTCGTGCCATTAACGCTTTTGCCAATCCATCAACTAACAGCTACAAACGATTGGTTCCGGGTTTTGAAGCTCCTGTATTGTTGGCTTACTCAGCTAAAAACCGTTCGGCTTCAATTCGTATTCCGTTTGTATCCAGTCCCAAAGGAAGACGTATTGAAGTTCGTTTTGGTGATTCAATGGGTAATCCATACATGATGTTTGCGGCGATGATGCTTGCCGGTCTTGATGGAATTAAAAATAAAATTCACCCTGGTGATGCAATGGATAAAGATTTATACGATTTGCCACCGGAAGAAGAAAAAGACATTCCAACTGTTTGTCATTCTCTGGATCAAGCATTGAGCGCTTTGGATAAAGATCGTGACTTCCTGAAAGTGGGTGGTGTTTTTGATGATGATATTATTGATGGTTATATCGCATTGAAGATGGAAGAAGTCACACGCTTACGCATGACAACTCATCCGATTGAGTTTGATATGTATTATTCAAGATAG
- a CDS encoding proline--tRNA ligase: MRATQFHLQTRKETPADAEIVSHKLMIRTGMLNRLGSGLYSWTPLGLRVLRKIEKIVREEMDKAGCLEMLMPSIQPAGLWQETGRWDKYGGLLLKIKDRAERDFCFGPTHEEVITDFARKEIKSYKQLPVTFYQIQTKFRDEIRPRFGVMRAREFLMKDAYSFHLSTDCLKNTYAIIHQAYCNIFERIGLKYRPVEADSGEIGGTGSHEFHVLADSGEDAIAYSTESDYAANIEKCEVLPPTTERQKPQEELKTVDTPNKKSITEVSEFLNVSPEKLVKTLLVEGVDGPLALVIRGDHDLNEVKASNLPQVSSPLTMLDDKSIRAIAGCDAGSIGVKGLNCQIIVDRAVAVMSDFVTGANEDGKHLTGVNWDRDAKFNQVEDLRNIQVGDPSPDGKGTIEIARGIEVGHIFQLGEVYTQAMNAVILNEGGHSQAMTMGCYGIGVSRVVAAAIEQNHDEKGIVWPQQIAPFAVAILPMNMKKSERVKEYAEKLYDELAANGIEVFFDDRPIRPGVMFADAELLGIPHQITIGDRSLDDGEVEYKSRKDMQNTRVKIDEIVNYTKSLVASS, translated from the coding sequence TTGAGAGCAACACAATTTCATTTACAAACCCGAAAAGAAACACCGGCTGATGCAGAAATCGTAAGTCATAAACTTATGATCCGTACCGGAATGCTGAACCGTTTGGGCTCAGGATTGTACAGTTGGACTCCTTTAGGTTTGCGAGTTTTAAGAAAAATTGAAAAAATAGTTCGTGAAGAAATGGACAAAGCCGGTTGCCTGGAAATGCTGATGCCATCAATTCAACCGGCCGGATTATGGCAGGAAACCGGACGTTGGGATAAGTACGGTGGCTTACTTTTAAAAATAAAGGACAGAGCGGAAAGAGATTTTTGTTTTGGGCCGACTCATGAAGAAGTCATTACTGATTTTGCTCGCAAGGAAATCAAATCATACAAACAATTGCCCGTCACTTTTTATCAAATTCAAACAAAATTCAGAGATGAGATTCGTCCTCGATTTGGAGTCATGCGTGCTCGTGAGTTTTTGATGAAAGATGCTTATTCGTTCCACCTTTCTACGGATTGTTTAAAAAACACTTATGCCATAATTCATCAGGCGTATTGCAATATTTTTGAACGAATTGGCCTGAAATATCGCCCTGTCGAAGCCGACTCCGGAGAAATTGGTGGAACCGGTTCTCATGAGTTCCATGTACTGGCCGATTCGGGTGAAGATGCGATAGCGTATTCGACTGAAAGTGATTATGCCGCCAATATTGAAAAATGTGAGGTTTTACCTCCAACAACCGAGCGTCAAAAACCTCAAGAAGAATTAAAAACGGTCGATACACCAAACAAAAAATCTATTACTGAAGTTTCTGAGTTTTTAAATGTTTCACCTGAAAAACTGGTAAAAACACTGTTGGTTGAAGGTGTTGACGGACCTTTGGCTTTGGTTATTCGTGGCGATCATGATCTCAATGAAGTCAAAGCATCCAATCTTCCCCAAGTATCTTCTCCGTTAACAATGTTGGATGACAAATCCATTCGGGCTATTGCCGGTTGTGATGCCGGTTCCATTGGAGTTAAAGGTTTAAACTGCCAAATCATTGTTGATCGAGCAGTAGCTGTGATGAGTGATTTTGTGACCGGAGCAAATGAGGATGGCAAACACCTCACTGGTGTAAACTGGGATAGAGATGCGAAATTCAATCAAGTTGAAGATTTACGTAATATTCAGGTTGGTGATCCAAGTCCGGATGGAAAAGGCACTATCGAAATTGCGAGAGGAATTGAAGTCGGGCATATTTTTCAATTGGGAGAAGTATATACACAAGCCATGAATGCAGTCATTCTTAACGAAGGTGGCCACTCTCAAGCAATGACCATGGGTTGCTATGGAATTGGCGTATCGCGTGTGGTTGCAGCAGCTATTGAACAAAATCATGATGAAAAAGGTATTGTCTGGCCTCAGCAAATTGCTCCATTTGCTGTTGCGATTCTGCCAATGAATATGAAAAAATCCGAAAGAGTCAAGGAATACGCTGAAAAATTGTATGACGAACTGGCCGCAAACGGAATCGAAGTCTTCTTTGATGACAGACCAATTCGTCCGGGAGTGATGTTTGCCGATGCTGAGCTTTTAGGAATTCCACACCAAATTACCATTGGTGACCGCTCATTAGATGATGGTGAAGTGGAATACAAGTCCAGAAAAGACATGCAAAACACACGAGTTAAAATTGATGAAATCGTCAATTACACCAAATCGTTAGTTGCTAGCTCATGA
- a CDS encoding ABC transporter permease, with amino-acid sequence MKGIIESIGASMILAIERIGFASRLFLDSIYWLIVGRKYKQKLRLAQVAEQVRVIGFDALPIVMALSFVVGVMLSIQLLYAFSDFGAESQVLLAIAKSVTREFSPLIIGIIVAGRSGAALAAKIGSQVVSQEVDALRVMGVVPVRYLVLPPLLGLIISMPLLILVADFMAILGGAVFSVDSLDMSLMAYLKESFDVLIVGDVTQGLVKSVVFGIIIGLVGATTGFNVTGGAEGVGRATTTAVVASIAAIVVADMIFSYFLTRA; translated from the coding sequence ATGAAAGGAATAATCGAAAGCATCGGTGCATCAATGATTCTTGCAATAGAGCGAATTGGTTTCGCCAGCCGACTTTTTCTGGATAGTATTTACTGGTTAATTGTTGGTCGCAAATATAAACAGAAACTGAGATTGGCACAAGTTGCGGAGCAGGTTCGTGTGATTGGTTTTGATGCTTTACCAATTGTTATGGCGTTATCTTTTGTGGTTGGAGTCATGCTTTCAATCCAGTTGTTATATGCGTTTTCAGATTTTGGAGCAGAATCTCAGGTTCTTTTAGCAATTGCTAAATCGGTCACCAGAGAGTTTTCTCCTTTGATAATTGGGATTATTGTTGCCGGCCGTTCGGGTGCTGCATTAGCAGCCAAAATTGGTTCACAAGTTGTTTCGCAGGAGGTTGATGCTTTGCGGGTGATGGGCGTGGTTCCGGTCAGGTATTTGGTACTACCCCCGCTACTGGGGTTAATTATTTCCATGCCACTGTTAATATTAGTTGCGGATTTTATGGCAATTTTAGGTGGGGCGGTGTTTAGTGTGGATTCTCTGGATATGAGTTTGATGGCGTATTTAAAAGAGTCGTTTGACGTTTTGATTGTCGGAGATGTGACACAAGGATTGGTAAAAAGCGTTGTTTTCGGAATCATTATTGGTCTGGTTGGAGCAACAACAGGTTTCAACGTCACCGGAGGAGCCGAAGGTGTGGGGCGTGCAACAACAACAGCGGTTGTTGCATCGATTGCTGCCATCGTTGTTGCAGATATGATTTTCAGTTACTTCCTGACAAGGGCATAA
- the mscL gene encoding large-conductance mechanosensitive channel protein MscL, translating into MGMLSEFKKFAVKGNVVDMAVGIIIGAAFGKIVTSLVNDIIMPPIGVLIGGVDFSDLSLVVKEATAENPAVTINWGNTVQTIINFIIIAFSIFMVVKAMNKMQKKEEEKPAAPPEPSKEEILLTEIRDALLKNNKE; encoded by the coding sequence ATGGGTATGTTATCTGAATTTAAAAAATTTGCGGTTAAAGGAAATGTTGTTGACATGGCAGTTGGTATTATCATCGGCGCTGCTTTTGGTAAAATTGTAACTTCGCTGGTTAATGATATTATCATGCCGCCGATTGGTGTTCTCATCGGAGGTGTTGATTTCTCAGATTTGTCGTTGGTTGTTAAAGAGGCGACTGCAGAAAATCCGGCAGTGACAATCAACTGGGGAAATACAGTTCAAACGATTATTAACTTCATTATTATTGCCTTTTCTATCTTCATGGTTGTTAAAGCGATGAACAAAATGCAGAAAAAAGAGGAAGAAAAACCGGCCGCACCACCAGAACCATCCAAAGAAGAAATTTTACTGACAGAAATCCGTGACGCTTTATTAAAAAATAATAAGGAATAA
- a CDS encoding ATP-binding cassette domain-containing protein, with product MKDYVIKVEELVTHYGQRKILDGVNLKVEEGEIRVIMGGSGSGKSTLLWHILGLYQATSGKINVLGHDLDKLKFHEKHDLLRNIGVSFQSGALYSSMTVGENVAFPLTEFTDLDENTIRIISRMKLEVVNLGGFQKLMPSQLSGGMIKRAALARAIVMDPKLLFFDEPSAGLDPVVASEIDDLILKLRDAMGMTMVVVTHELDSAFKIADKITVLDKGKNLLTGTVEEVKNSKIKRVQDLLERRARHETVDPEEYLKRLTQENYTIS from the coding sequence ATGAAAGATTATGTCATAAAAGTCGAAGAATTAGTCACTCACTACGGCCAGAGGAAAATATTAGACGGTGTCAACCTCAAAGTTGAGGAAGGTGAAATTCGTGTTATCATGGGTGGTTCCGGTTCCGGGAAAAGCACATTGCTTTGGCATATTCTCGGCTTGTATCAAGCAACTTCGGGGAAAATAAACGTTCTCGGACATGATTTGGATAAATTGAAATTTCATGAAAAACATGATTTGTTGCGGAATATTGGAGTTTCTTTTCAATCAGGAGCTTTATATTCTTCCATGACGGTTGGTGAAAATGTGGCTTTTCCGCTCACAGAATTTACTGATTTGGATGAAAACACCATTAGAATCATATCTCGGATGAAGTTGGAAGTGGTAAACCTTGGTGGTTTCCAAAAACTAATGCCTTCTCAACTTTCCGGGGGAATGATTAAAAGAGCCGCTTTGGCAAGAGCCATCGTTATGGATCCGAAGCTGTTATTTTTCGACGAACCTTCTGCTGGTCTTGATCCGGTTGTAGCATCTGAAATTGATGACTTAATTTTGAAACTTCGTGATGCAATGGGTATGACAATGGTTGTTGTCACCCATGAATTGGATTCTGCTTTCAAAATAGCGGACAAGATAACTGTTCTTGATAAAGGTAAAAACCTGCTTACAGGAACAGTTGAGGAAGTTAAAAACTCCAAAATCAAACGCGTACAGGATTTATTGGAACGTCGAGCCAGACACGAAACGGTTGACCCGGAAGAATATTTAAAACGATTAACACAGGAAAATTACACAATCTCATGA
- the thiL gene encoding thiamine-phosphate kinase, with the protein MEFDLIAFIKSKTKYDKSVILGINDDAAVLSLNPNKQLVVSTDTLVDGVHFDNKISPQQLGHKSLAVNLSDLAAMGATPKWFTLNLTLPKIEMPWIEEFVKGLLKLANNHKVNLVGGDTTQGPLSITITAFGEVETDLLLTRYSAQTKNLIAVTGQLGSAAFALDHPESELTKALFTPEPQLEISQQIREFATSCIDISDGLLADLGHICHQSQKGAKISLEQIPVNSLVKKSPQWSHYVLSGGDDYQLCFTFNPSDLTKLPDNCTIIGQICCSGGVRVYSGNKEIQISQKGYVHFSNNG; encoded by the coding sequence ATGGAATTTGACTTAATCGCCTTTATCAAATCCAAAACAAAATATGATAAAAGTGTCATCCTAGGAATAAATGATGATGCAGCGGTATTATCATTGAATCCAAATAAACAACTTGTCGTTTCAACGGATACATTGGTCGATGGAGTTCACTTTGACAACAAGATTTCTCCACAACAACTCGGTCATAAATCTTTGGCTGTAAACCTCAGTGATTTGGCTGCCATGGGAGCAACTCCAAAATGGTTCACCTTGAATTTAACACTTCCAAAAATAGAAATGCCATGGATTGAGGAATTTGTCAAAGGCCTCTTAAAATTAGCAAACAATCACAAAGTCAATTTGGTGGGTGGTGATACCACTCAAGGCCCGCTTTCAATTACAATCACTGCATTTGGAGAAGTTGAAACCGACCTGCTTCTGACACGCTACTCAGCCCAAACAAAAAATCTGATTGCAGTCACCGGACAACTAGGAAGCGCTGCATTTGCTTTAGATCATCCTGAATCCGAACTAACAAAAGCATTATTCACACCCGAACCACAGTTAGAAATTTCTCAACAAATCAGAGAATTCGCTACATCTTGTATTGATATTTCCGATGGTTTGCTTGCAGATTTGGGGCACATTTGTCATCAAAGCCAAAAAGGTGCGAAAATCTCTCTGGAACAAATTCCTGTAAATTCATTGGTCAAGAAATCACCACAATGGTCACACTATGTTTTATCAGGAGGTGATGATTATCAACTATGTTTCACTTTTAATCCTTCAGATTTAACCAAGTTACCAGATAATTGCACGATTATTGGACAGATTTGCTGTAGCGGCGGAGTTCGCGTTTACTCTGGCAACAAAGAGATACAAATTTCTCAGAAAGGATATGTGCATTTCTCAAACAATGGATGA
- a CDS encoding methyltransferase domain-containing protein → MKTKQKIKGNSLKESAVFLKNAIFKPKEIAYVFPSSRALIRSIAIRSGLSEAKKIIELGPGTGGTTKGILSEMREDAKLCAVEINKNFVEFIKKNIPDERLSVCHDGAQNLAEIVKQQGWQHADVIISGIPFSTLPKGMGEEIMQSIYENIKPNGLFVAYQFRDRVGKLATPVFGEPSSYLEIKNLPPMRIYVWQKSE, encoded by the coding sequence ATGAAAACCAAACAAAAAATTAAAGGCAATAGTCTGAAAGAATCCGCAGTTTTTTTAAAAAATGCGATATTTAAACCAAAAGAAATCGCTTATGTCTTTCCGAGTTCCCGAGCTCTGATTCGATCCATTGCGATTCGATCTGGTTTAAGTGAGGCGAAAAAAATCATTGAATTAGGACCCGGAACTGGTGGCACAACTAAAGGCATTCTTTCAGAAATGCGTGAAGATGCCAAACTTTGTGCCGTTGAGATTAATAAAAATTTTGTTGAATTCATTAAAAAAAACATACCTGATGAGCGTTTAAGCGTTTGTCATGATGGAGCTCAGAACCTTGCTGAGATCGTTAAACAACAAGGTTGGCAGCATGCTGATGTGATTATTTCCGGCATTCCCTTTTCTACATTGCCTAAAGGAATGGGTGAAGAAATCATGCAAAGCATTTATGAAAATATCAAACCTAACGGTTTGTTTGTCGCTTATCAATTCCGTGATCGTGTCGGAAAATTGGCAACCCCGGTTTTTGGTGAACCTAGCAGCTATCTTGAGATTAAAAATCTTCCGCCAATGCGAATTTATGTCTGGCAAAAAAGTGAATAA